TTCGGCGTGAAAACCGTTCTGCCGAATCTGCTCGGCCAGTTCCAGTTTACCCTTCAAAAACCGCTGGTTGGCCGTCCGGGCTACATACGACTTCTGGACGCCTTTGGTAATAACCGGCGTTACCGCATCCAGAAACAATGTGACAAAAACCTCCCATAATGGCAGCCGGTTGGCGCCCTGCCAGGCCGATTCGACGGGCCGAAACGGGCTGTTGCGCCCATACCGCAGCATCCGCAGCAGCGTCCGGCGGCCCTGTTTGGCATCAACGGCTTTGGGCAAAATTTCGAGTTGGGTGCCGTCCCGGGTTTCGAGCAACCCGACGTAGTTCTTCACCCGAATGCATTCCCGGCCTTTTTGCAGAAAAAAACTCAGAACGGCATCGGCTTCGCTTTCGGTTACGAAGTTTCTCAGGGCTTCGAACGGCGCATCCGGCAGGTACAATTCCGTCAGCGAATTAACCGCGTCCGGAAAATCCCGGTTGCGTCGAATAAGGCCGTATTCAGTAATAACGAGAGACATTGCGTACTAACAATCGGAACGGATTCGGCCAGGGCTGGTTACCGGGCCGGATTACGGGCCGGTGGCGGGGGTTTCTTTTTTAATGGTTTTCCGAAACGTCATGACGTACTTGCCGTCGGCCAGCAGCGTCAGGCGGTTGTTGCTGACGCGGTAGAGCGTCACACTCTGCAAGGCCGTCAGAAAACCGGTTTCAAAATTGTACGGACACGCCCGGCGCGTGGTGGAGACGGCTTCGAAACGGACGTTATCGCCGTCGGCCCGGACCTGTCCCTGCATCGTATTGCACCCCGTAAACCCCTGCAACCGCTTTTCTTTCACGTTGATATCCAGCGTCGGCAGCTGCCGGTTGACGAACTGTTCGGCGTGAAGCCGCTGCCCGCGGTAAGTTTCGAGCACCCACTGGCTGTTGAGCCGGGTCATGCCGTTCAGAAAGGTTCCGCAGCCGCTGTAGCGCTGGCCGTTGGTTTCAACGGTTACACCATAGGCGTACGTTTGTCCGTTGCGATTGTCGCGGCACACCACCGGGCTGATGATGATTTTGAGCCGGTCATTCCGTCGGCGGGATGCTGCCGATCGGCTGGCGGTCCGGCGGGTCGACTCGGCGGGGTCCGGCAGGAGTTGGGCCTCGAAGAGGATGCCGCTTCCGCCCGGTTCGCGCTGCGATTTGGGCACGGCGGCCACAAGTAACGGCCCGTTTTGAGTCTGGAAACGAATGGCCTTGGTAAAGTCAATATCCAGCGACCAGCCGGGGGTGGCACCGTGCGCGGTAAAATCAACTCCCTGCCGCCGTTTGCTGCCCAGATCCGTTGCAAGGGTTGGGGTTGAGGCCGCCGGCTGGGTATTGCCGACGGGCGTTTTCCGGCACCCGTCGGCTACTATCGTGATGAGGATGAGCGTTAAAAACCGTGTTAATTGCTTCATAATCCGATGACTTACTCTCAAAACGACGATCCATCGGTTTTTGTTGAAACGGAACGGCTAAAAGCGAACGGGCTGCTTCGTGCGGGTTGACTCGTAAATAGCCGCAAACAAGGCAACTACTTTTCGGCCTTCCTCACCCGTTACCAACGACGGACGGCCTTCCTGGATCGCCTGGCAAAAATCGGCCAGTTGGCGGGCAAAGTAGTGGCTCGACGAATCGACGCTGTTAAAAACGGCATCATCCTCCACCTTCCAGACGCTCTGCCTATCGGTCTCGCCCGGCACCGACCAGATGTCGTTGTAGGGCGCATCCTGAATGGACGTCATGCCGGCAATGAACATCGATCCACCGTCGGTCTGCACCCCAATTGAAGCGCCGTTCTGCCCGTGAATATGGACTTTTCCGTAGAGTCCGGGCTTCTGCGAATTGCTGACGATCACATTGCCTACACCGCCGTTTTTGAAACGAACAACGGCCACCGCCGTGTCGTCGACTTCAATTTCCGGGTGGTTCAGGTTGGACCAGACGCCGTACACTTCTTCCATTTCGCCCATGTACCACAGCAGCAAATCCAGTTGGTGCGGAGCCTGGTTGACCAACACGCCCCCGCCTTCGTGTTCCCACGAACCGCGCCAGGGGTCGCTGCGGTAATACTCCTCGCTGCGCCAGCCGAACAACTGAGCGTGTCCCAGCACCGGCTTGCCGATTTTGCCCTCATCAATGGCCTGCCGCATCCGCATGCAAGGCTCGTAGAAACGACGCTGGCTTACCACGGCGAGTTGCCGGTTGGCCTTCCGGGCGGCTTCAATCATGGCATCGCAATCCGCCAGCGACGACGCCAGGGGTTTTTCGACCAGCACATTGGCGCCGGCTTCAAAAGCGGCTACGGTAACCTCTCGGTGGGCCGGATGCGGGGTGCAGACAATGCAGACATCCACCTTCTCGCGGTTCACCATGTCAGCGATGTCGGAGTAGGCGGCAATACCGTATTTACCGGCAAACTCCGTGGCGCGCGCGTGATTGCGGCCGTAAATCGCGACGAGTTGGGTATCCGGCGTTTCAAGTACGGCCCGGGCGTGGTTATGCGCCACTTTACCGGGGCCAATCAAAGCAATGTTGAGGGTTTTCGGCATGTTAAAAGGGAATGAATCGCGGAGGAGCCGTCAGGAAGCATGATTATTACCATGAGCTCCAACGGTTCGCCCGCGAAATGACTCTTGCTTACAAATGTAGAAAAGTCATGAAACAACTGATTCTATTTGTCCTGTTTTTGGGCCTGTCAATTTCCTGCCGCAAAGCCGACCAGGACGCCCCCCCTTCCGATCCGTTGTATCAGAAGTGGAGGCTGATCGAAACGCGGAATGGTACGGGAACGTGGGAGCCGGTTTCGTCCGAATCCGTAATGGAATTTCGTGCCAACGGAAATATTCTCTATCCGAAATCCGAACCGGCCTGCTGCTCGCCCATTCGTTTTGAGCGTCAGGGCGAAACGCTCAGCATCACCGAAACCTACGGCGGAGAAAGTTGCATTTACGTTGATTGCGCGGCACCGGCGGCTTATAAAATACTATCGTTAACGGCCAGCGAGCTGATTATGGAAATGGTGTACAGCTTCGACCAGCCGGTCCTGGCCGGAATCAGAATGAAATATTCGGTGTCGAAGTAAACTTGGTAACGGTTTCAGGTTGACTGGCACCGGCTTATGGAGCTTCGGCCAACCTGAAACGACCGCTTTTTACGGTTTCAACACCACCTTGATGAGTCCTTTTTCCTTGTCGTACAACCGCTGAAACCAACTGGCGCCCTCTTCCAGCGGCACTTCTGCGCTCAGAATTGCTTCTACGTTGATTCTTCCGGACGAAATCAGATCCAGGGCCGCTTCGTATTCGCCGTTGATGGCGCAGGACCCCTGCAACCGCAACTGCCGCGTCACGACAGCCTGCAACGGGATATTGACCGATTGGGCCAGATTGCCCACCAGCGTAACCGTGGCTCCCTTGCGCACGCAGTCAATGGCGGTTTTAACCGTGGGTTCAATGCCCACCACTTCAAACGAAACGTCAGCCCCGCGTCCGTGCGTCCGGGCCTGAACTTCCGCCGTTACATCCTGCCGGCTGGTGTTGATTGCTACGTCTGCCCCCAGTTGCTGGGCTAGCGCCAGCCGGTCGTCGTCCAGATCGACGGCGATAATTGAACCACAACCCGCCAGTTTCAGCGCCTGAATAACAAACAACCCGATCATGCCGGCCCCCACGACCACCGCCGTATCATTGACCAGAATGGGCGTCAGGCTCAGGGCGTGCAGCGCCACCGCCACCGGTTCCACCAAAGCCGCCTGCGTAAAGCTGACGTTGTCGGGAACCTGGTAGAGAATGTGCTGCGGCACCACAATAAACTCGGCAAAAGCGCCCTGCCGCCGGAAATCCGGTGTTGAAACGCCCAATACCTCACGACCGTCACTGAGGTTGTACATCCCCCGGCGGCTGTACCAGTCGTCCAGCGCATACACCGTTGAATCGAAAGTGACCCGGTCGCCCACCTGCCAGTTTTTAACGGCGTCCCCGGTTTCAACGATGATCCCCGAAGCTTCGTGGCCCATGACGATCGGCGGAATGCGCCGGCCGCTGCTGCCGTCCATGCCGTGAACGTCGCTGCCGCAGATTCCGACGGCCTGGACTTTCACCAGCACATCGTTCGGACCGGGTTGCGGACGGGAAAGTTCCTGTAATTCAAACTCCTTATAGTTTGTTAAGACGAGTGCTTTCATATTTTCTACGCACCTGCTATTCGCAGGTTCATTATGGTTTTTGATAAATGGTCGTAAAGGCTTCCCTGGGTATCTGGTGGTATTCGCGCCGGAGCAGATGCGGGTTTATTTCAAACGTAACGACTTCCGTCAGTTCGTCCGGTTCCTCGCCAAACAGTTCCTTCGTTAAAGCAGGACGGTACTGCTTTTTTACCCAAATTAATTTCTGATCGGGCGCTTTTCTCCAGGCCGGATTGTCGCCCAGCACGAATTGAATCTTTCGCCAGTCGTTGTAAAAGTATTCTTGCAACAACGGGATTATCCGGTCACTGAACACCTCACAAAGCTCCTCGTGCGACTGAACGTTCATCAGATACGCATGACCCAGCAGGTGATCGCGGTCGTAAAGGTACTCAATCCGTTCATTCAGCGTACGCAACAACGTGCCCAGATCAACGCCATCGACCACCGAAAGCAGTCCCACATCCGGTAATAGCTCCCGAAAATGAAACCGGCGACGCAGGGCAATATCCAGCAGAGCAATCGAACGGTCGGCGGTGTTCATGGTGGCCACCAGATACAGGTTGGCCGGTACCGCAAACCGCTCCTGCGAGTACGGTAGCGTCAGCCACAGTTCGTTGGTGGCTCCCAGTCGTTTATCGGGTTCAATCAGCGTGATCAGTTCCCCAAACACCTTGGAAATGTTCGCCCGGTTGATTTCGTCGATGATCAGTACCTGCGCATCGGCGCGCGCAATCTTCTGCCGACGGGTTTCGGACTCATCGTTCAGGCAGTCGGCCATGGTTGCATAACCGGCCTTCTGCAAAGCGGCCAGGCAGGCTTTGTGAAAGACTCCCCGGGCAATTTTGTAGCTGATCTGATTACCCCGGGTTTCGGGCCGGATCCCTTCCACAAATTCTTCGTAGCCAAACGAGGGGTGAAACGTAATCCATTCGCTGTCGTAGGTACGGCTTAATTCGCGGGCTTCGAACGACTTGCCGGTTCCGGGCGGACCATAGATAATCAGATTCAGCGGGATGGAGGGCCGCGCCGGTTCGGTTTTCTCGTAAACCGCCGGGGCTTCCTCCACGCTATTCCACTCGTCGGCGGGTTGCTCCGACCGAAACGCATCCGCCATGATTTCACCCCGAACGGCCTCATCGTCGGCCGCCTGGTAAATAAACCGGTTGTGGCTGGCCGTGTGCGGACCGCGTTTGGTTGTCACCAGCAACTCCGCCAGACAGTCTTCCCAGCAGCTTCGCAGGACGGGGTGATTCAGCAAATGATCCGACGACTGGCCGACGATCACGGAAATGTAATCTGACTTTTCGGACAACGGCTTTACATCCACCACCGCCAGCGATTCGATTCGTTCGCGGCAAGCCTTTTTGACGGTAAGCCAGAACTCCAGCTCGCCCTGCCGGGGCCGGTAGAGCCGCAGCGCCAGAAAAAAGTTGATGTGCGCCGAAATGGCTTTCTGATCCCGGTTCACAACAAACGCCAGCCGACTGTCGCCGTTGGGCAGGTTGACGGTTTCAATCAGTTCCTTCAGCAACCCAAGATATTTCCGGATGGCTTCCGGCTGATCAATCGCCCTTATTTTTTCAATGAGTTGGTGTCGTTGCTGAGTTAAGGTCATGGTATTATTGGGCCTCTCGCCCATCGAAACTACGACATTTTGCCAAATAGTTCGTATTTTGGTGGTCTAGATGTTTCCTGTTCTATTGATGATGAAAAATTGGTTTAGTTACGGATGGATTACGCTTGCGTTATTAGCTTGTACACTCAACGACACCAACCCAACCAACACGGTTTGTTTCGTAACGGAAATGATCCGCTACCAAACGGATCAAAATGGCCAACAGGAAATCAGCCGCCAGACGTTAAACTACCAGAATGGCCGATTATTGTCTTACAGCGACCGAAGCTCGGACCGCGCCATCTCGTTTGATTTTAAATACATCGGCGGTAAAGTTGCCTCTGCCTACACGCCCGATCGCAGCACCGTACTCAGCCTCGACTATGACGAATACGACCGGGTCAAAACCGCGTCGTACATCATCAACAACAAGGAGCAGTCGGTTTTTTCGCTTTATTACGATACCGATGATCGCTCGGTTCGCCTGATTCGCCTGGTGGAAACGCGGGTCACGCTACCCACCAGTTCCTTCATTTCCAGCCGGATTTTCCAGTTCTCATACGGCGAGATCGCTCCCAATACCGTCGATATTGTCGCCCAGACGGTTCAGAATGGTTACAAAGACGGTTCCCGGACGGAGGAGGAAATGACTTTTGTGCAGAGCGCCGACAATCACTCGCCCTTTTACGATTCGGCCCAGACCATCCTGCTGGCTTTGCTGGCGCTGACCAACCATACCGAATCCGATGCGGCCCGGTACCTGCAACGATTTGATAGCCGATCCCACACCCGCCAAATCATCGCGGCCAACGGTGGTATTACTTTACGGGAAACCAGTCAGTTTACGACGGAGTATGACAACCATTTCAACCCGGTTCGGTCCACCCAATCTTCTCACCTGACGGCTCCGGCCGACTCGGTTCCCGCCGATCGCACCTACCAGCATACGTTTCAATACCTGTGTGAAGAGTAGGCGCGCGCCAGCCGTCCGGATTCAGTTCAGCGCATCGAACAGGATTTCGGCCGGGTGCCGGGCAATCCGGCCCGTTCCGTCTTTGATCTGGTGGCGGCAACTGGTGCCGGGCGCGGCAATCAGCACATCGGCGGGCTGCTGACGAACCGTCGGAAACAGCACCAGCTCCCCGACCTGCATGGAAACTTCGTAGTGTTCCTTTTCGTAGCCAAACGACCCCGCCATGCCGCAACAGCCCGACGGAATCAGGTGCACCTCGTAATTCTCGGGCAGCGACAGCATCCGTTTCGTCGGCACCAGCGAAGTCAGCGCCTTCTGGTGGCAGTGGCCGTGCAGTTTGATGAGCCTTTTTTCCGTCGTGAAGGCGGTTTTCGCAATCCGCCCCTTGTCGATTTCCTGCGCAATAAACTCCTCAACCAGCAACGAATGGCTGGCCAGGTGTCGGGCGTCGGCTTTCAATTCCTGCGGAACCAGATCGGGGTACTCATCCCGAAAGCCCAGGATGGCCGAAGGTTCAATACCGATCAGCGGAGTCTCCGCCGTAATCAGGCTTCTCAGCCGTCTGACGTTCTCGGCAGCAATCTTCTGGGCATCCCGCACGAGGCCCTTCGAGAGGTACGTTCGGCCGCTTTCCAGGTGGTCGGGAATCACCACTTCGTACCCCAGCCGCTCCAGCAGTTGCACGGTTTTCATGCCAACTTCCACGTCGTTGTAATTCGTAAACTCATCGCAGAAGAGGTACACTTTTCGCGGCAAGCCCGCCTGGGGCCGTCCTTTCGCCCACTGCCGCAGCGTTGTTTTTCCCAGCTCCGGCATGGTCCGCTCGGGGTGAAAACCGGCCATTCGGTTGGCGATCCGGCGCAGGGCGGGCGTGTCGTAAATTGCGTTGTAGGCCCAGGGAGCCAGACTCGCCAGCGACATCAGTTTGGTAAAATTACCGACCAGTCGGGAGCGCAGCGGAACCCCGTTGGCGTCGTAATAATGCTGTAAAAATTCCGCCTTCATCCGGCTGATGTCGACGCTCGACGGGCATTCCGATTTGCACCCCTTGCACGACAGGCAGAGGTCCATCACATCCTTGATTTCCTCGTGGTCGAAGCGGTTGACCTTATCGGAATGGGTCAGAAACTGCCGGAGGATGTTGGCCCGCGCCCGGGTGGTGTCGTGCTCCCGGCGGGTGGCCATGTAACTCGGGCACATGGTTCCGCCCGTTACGGCGGTTTTGCGGCAATCACCCGAACCACTGCATTTTTCGGCCAGATTCAAAATATTTTCTTCCGCCGAAAAGTCAAAAATGGTGTCGATCGCCACGGGTTGCTGATCGGCCTCATACCGCAGGAAAGCGTTCATGGCGGGCGTATCGACAATCTTGCCGGGGTTGAAAAGGCCGTTCGGGTCCCAGGTCCGCTTTACCTCCTGCACCAACTGAAAATTGGCCTCCCCGATCATAAACGGAATAAATTCGCCCCGCAGCCGACCGTCACCGTGTTCGCCCGACAGCGAGCCGCCGTATTTTTTGACCAGAGCCGCCGTATCGGCCAGCAAATCCCGGAACTGCCGACGGCCCTCCTCCGATTTGAGGTTGATCAACGGCAGCACGTGCAACTCCCCCGCCCCGGCGTGGGCCGAGTACTCGAGCGTCAGACCGTGTTTTTCGGCGGCCATCCGGTCCAGTTCATCGATGTAATCCGGCAGGTCGCGCACATCCACGGCGCAGTCTTCGATGACGTTGGCCGGTTTATGGTCGCCCGGAATGTTGTACATGATGCTCAGCCCCGCTTTTCGCAGATTCCAGGCCTTGACCGCATCGGTACCAAACAACACCGGATAGGCATACCCCAGCCCCCGCTGCCGCAAGGCCGCAACAAGCTCCGCTGCGTTCCGGGTAACCTCCTCCGCCGTTTCGGCGAAGAACTCGACCATCAGCACGGCTTTGGGGTCGCCCTCCACAAAATCGCGGTTTTTGGCCTGCTCAATATTTTCTTTGGTCAGTTGCAGGATGTAATCATCGACCAGTTCGGACGCAGAGCAGCCGTGTTCCAGCGCCACCAGGTTGGCCTCCAGCGACTGCCGGATGGTATTAAAGTGGGCGCAGACCAACGCGCTTTTCTGCGGAGGCAGCGGCAACAGGTTCAGTTTGGCTTCAGTAACAAAACACAGCGTTCCCTCCGAACCCGCAATCAGGTTGCAGAAATTAAAGTGTTCATCGGACGGGTACTCATCCGGATGGTGTTCAAAAAACGGCACCAGTGCATCCAGCGCGTAACCCGTATTCCGGCGCGTAATGGTCGGTTTGGGAAAGCCGTCGCGCACCTGCTGCTGAACCGCCGGGTTGCCGAGCACATTCCGGATTTGCTGATATAGTTTCTGTTCCAGCGGACTCACCACGTTTTCGCCCCGGCATTTCTGTTCGAACTCATTGCGGCTCAAACGGCGGAACGTCACTTCGGCCCCATCGCTCAGGATCGCCCGGACTTCGAGCAAATGATGCCGCGTCGTCCCCCAGATAATGGAATGCAGCCCGCAGGAATTATTGCCGATCATCCCGCCGACCATCGCCCGGCTGGCCGTTGAGGTTTCCGGCCCAAACATTCGTCCGTGCAGTCTCAGGAGGGCATTCAGGTCGTCGCGGATGACGCCCGGCTGGACCCGCGCCCAGCCTTCTGACGCGTTGATTTCCAGCACTTCCGTGAAGTATTTGGAACAATCGACCACAATGCCACCGCCCACCACCTGCCCGGCCAGGGACGTACCGGCGGCCCGGGGAATCAGCGACGTGTGGTTCTGGCGGGCAAACCGCACCAGCCGTTTGACGTCTTCCACGGTTTTGGGAATGGCCACGGCCAGCGGTTTTTCCTGATAGACCGAGGCATCGGTGGCGTAAAGCAGGCGCATGGCCTGGTGTTCGGGCGAGTCGTCGAAATACAGATCGCCTTCAAACGTGGGAGCAAGCGACGAAAATGTGGGGGCGGGAATTCTAAACATACGAGGTTAAAGCCGGGCTGGAAATCGGCAAAATTAGGGTCTAATTTACCGAAAAAAAACAAAACTCGGACCTTCCACTAAGATACCGTGCCGGTTCACAGCCATTTTTTGCGGAAAATAGTTTATACCCGTACAAACCATTTTCAAGTCATAAAAATGAGCGTAAAAAGCATCTTCGGAATCATCCTGACGCTGGCCGGATTAGTGGGTCTGATCTACGGAGGCATGGACCTTACCAGTGGGGGCGTAGCCCGGGCCTCATGGGTTTACTTGCTGCTGGGCGGTATTTTCTTTTTTTCCGGAATCAGTCTGATCCGGAACACCCGGGACGCCACCTAGCCGATCACCGTCAAACCCGACGGTAAGCCCGCCGGACGTAGAAGAGGGTGGTGCCCGCAATCGCCAGCAGCAAAAGAAGGTTGGGAAGCATTTTTCCGGCTACCGGTTCGGACCCGGAGGCTGCCTGCAGCCAGTTCCAGAATGTCCAGGTCATAAAGACCATGACAACGAACAGGAGCATCGCCAGCATCTGGTGCGTGTTGCGAACCAGCCGGTCCCGGTTTTCGGGCGTCTGCGGAACGGGCTGGTTGTAAAACTCGGCCGGAATCTGGCGTATTCCCCAGAACAACACAAAAAAGAAAACCGAAAGCCCTGGAACCACAAACAGGTTTCCGCGTCCACCCCAGCGATCGGGTTTTCCCGCCAGCCCGAAATGAACCGGAATGGTTTCGGGCAATTGGGGATAATAGCCAAAAATCAGCGCCAGCTGGCCTATGATTAACAGCAATGCCAGCACGTTCAAGAGCCGTTCGGTCGTCGGGACGGTGGAGGATGACAGGGCTTTCATGTCTATCAAAATTTAGTTGTACAGCGGTTTTTCACTGGTTTCGATCTTCATCCGGCCAA
This Larkinella insperata DNA region includes the following protein-coding sequences:
- a CDS encoding META domain-containing protein translates to MKQLTRFLTLILITIVADGCRKTPVGNTQPAASTPTLATDLGSKRRQGVDFTAHGATPGWSLDIDFTKAIRFQTQNGPLLVAAVPKSQREPGGSGILFEAQLLPDPAESTRRTASRSAASRRRNDRLKIIISPVVCRDNRNGQTYAYGVTVETNGQRYSGCGTFLNGMTRLNSQWVLETYRGQRLHAEQFVNRQLPTLDINVKEKRLQGFTGCNTMQGQVRADGDNVRFEAVSTTRRACPYNFETGFLTALQSVTLYRVSNNRLTLLADGKYVMTFRKTIKKETPATGP
- a CDS encoding Gfo/Idh/MocA family protein, whose protein sequence is MPKTLNIALIGPGKVAHNHARAVLETPDTQLVAIYGRNHARATEFAGKYGIAAYSDIADMVNREKVDVCIVCTPHPAHREVTVAAFEAGANVLVEKPLASSLADCDAMIEAARKANRQLAVVSQRRFYEPCMRMRQAIDEGKIGKPVLGHAQLFGWRSEEYYRSDPWRGSWEHEGGGVLVNQAPHQLDLLLWYMGEMEEVYGVWSNLNHPEIEVDDTAVAVVRFKNGGVGNVIVSNSQKPGLYGKVHIHGQNGASIGVQTDGGSMFIAGMTSIQDAPYNDIWSVPGETDRQSVWKVEDDAVFNSVDSSSHYFARQLADFCQAIQEGRPSLVTGEEGRKVVALFAAIYESTRTKQPVRF
- a CDS encoding galactitol-1-phosphate 5-dehydrogenase, with the protein product MKALVLTNYKEFELQELSRPQPGPNDVLVKVQAVGICGSDVHGMDGSSGRRIPPIVMGHEASGIIVETGDAVKNWQVGDRVTFDSTVYALDDWYSRRGMYNLSDGREVLGVSTPDFRRQGAFAEFIVVPQHILYQVPDNVSFTQAALVEPVAVALHALSLTPILVNDTAVVVGAGMIGLFVIQALKLAGCGSIIAVDLDDDRLALAQQLGADVAINTSRQDVTAEVQARTHGRGADVSFEVVGIEPTVKTAIDCVRKGATVTLVGNLAQSVNIPLQAVVTRQLRLQGSCAINGEYEAALDLISSGRINVEAILSAEVPLEEGASWFQRLYDKEKGLIKVVLKP
- a CDS encoding McrB family protein, with protein sequence MTLTQQRHQLIEKIRAIDQPEAIRKYLGLLKELIETVNLPNGDSRLAFVVNRDQKAISAHINFFLALRLYRPRQGELEFWLTVKKACRERIESLAVVDVKPLSEKSDYISVIVGQSSDHLLNHPVLRSCWEDCLAELLVTTKRGPHTASHNRFIYQAADDEAVRGEIMADAFRSEQPADEWNSVEEAPAVYEKTEPARPSIPLNLIIYGPPGTGKSFEARELSRTYDSEWITFHPSFGYEEFVEGIRPETRGNQISYKIARGVFHKACLAALQKAGYATMADCLNDESETRRQKIARADAQVLIIDEINRANISKVFGELITLIEPDKRLGATNELWLTLPYSQERFAVPANLYLVATMNTADRSIALLDIALRRRFHFRELLPDVGLLSVVDGVDLGTLLRTLNERIEYLYDRDHLLGHAYLMNVQSHEELCEVFSDRIIPLLQEYFYNDWRKIQFVLGDNPAWRKAPDQKLIWVKKQYRPALTKELFGEEPDELTEVVTFEINPHLLRREYHQIPREAFTTIYQKP
- a CDS encoding FAD-binding and (Fe-S)-binding domain-containing protein, whose translation is MFRIPAPTFSSLAPTFEGDLYFDDSPEHQAMRLLYATDASVYQEKPLAVAIPKTVEDVKRLVRFARQNHTSLIPRAAGTSLAGQVVGGGIVVDCSKYFTEVLEINASEGWARVQPGVIRDDLNALLRLHGRMFGPETSTASRAMVGGMIGNNSCGLHSIIWGTTRHHLLEVRAILSDGAEVTFRRLSRNEFEQKCRGENVVSPLEQKLYQQIRNVLGNPAVQQQVRDGFPKPTITRRNTGYALDALVPFFEHHPDEYPSDEHFNFCNLIAGSEGTLCFVTEAKLNLLPLPPQKSALVCAHFNTIRQSLEANLVALEHGCSASELVDDYILQLTKENIEQAKNRDFVEGDPKAVLMVEFFAETAEEVTRNAAELVAALRQRGLGYAYPVLFGTDAVKAWNLRKAGLSIMYNIPGDHKPANVIEDCAVDVRDLPDYIDELDRMAAEKHGLTLEYSAHAGAGELHVLPLINLKSEEGRRQFRDLLADTAALVKKYGGSLSGEHGDGRLRGEFIPFMIGEANFQLVQEVKRTWDPNGLFNPGKIVDTPAMNAFLRYEADQQPVAIDTIFDFSAEENILNLAEKCSGSGDCRKTAVTGGTMCPSYMATRREHDTTRARANILRQFLTHSDKVNRFDHEEIKDVMDLCLSCKGCKSECPSSVDISRMKAEFLQHYYDANGVPLRSRLVGNFTKLMSLASLAPWAYNAIYDTPALRRIANRMAGFHPERTMPELGKTTLRQWAKGRPQAGLPRKVYLFCDEFTNYNDVEVGMKTVQLLERLGYEVVIPDHLESGRTYLSKGLVRDAQKIAAENVRRLRSLITAETPLIGIEPSAILGFRDEYPDLVPQELKADARHLASHSLLVEEFIAQEIDKGRIAKTAFTTEKRLIKLHGHCHQKALTSLVPTKRMLSLPENYEVHLIPSGCCGMAGSFGYEKEHYEVSMQVGELVLFPTVRQQPADVLIAAPGTSCRHQIKDGTGRIARHPAEILFDALN
- a CDS encoding DUF1648 domain-containing protein; translation: MKALSSSTVPTTERLLNVLALLLIIGQLALIFGYYPQLPETIPVHFGLAGKPDRWGGRGNLFVVPGLSVFFFVLFWGIRQIPAEFYNQPVPQTPENRDRLVRNTHQMLAMLLFVVMVFMTWTFWNWLQAASGSEPVAGKMLPNLLLLLAIAGTTLFYVRRAYRRV